In a single window of the Veillonella sp. genome:
- the mnmA gene encoding tRNA 2-thiouridine(34) synthase MnmA, translating to MEKVIAVAMSGGVDSSLTAAMLLKQGYKVFGITLWLWVSGTPYDSVPLAVTDAKKMCDFLGIEHHVIDARDVFYDNVVDYFVKEYAYGRTPNPCVFCNKNIKFDLMLNRALELGATHMVTGHYAQVNYNEETGLYELHKGVDPTKDQSYVMYNMNQRILSHLMFPLGGQCKTETRKLAAEYDLPVAKKPDSVDICFLPHGNYQKLVVEEMKDKPKSGNIVTEDGEVLGKHNGLFNYTIGQRKGLGIAYKHPLYVIGFNGERNEVIVGPNERLFTNRMICKFYNFLDDTIHKELKAEGKIRYAANPSPCTARILDDDTMEVIFEEPQRAITPGQSVAFYNGTQLLGGAVIDRVC from the coding sequence ATGGAAAAAGTTATCGCTGTAGCTATGAGTGGTGGCGTAGACAGTTCTCTAACTGCTGCAATGCTACTAAAACAAGGCTATAAAGTATTTGGTATTACCCTGTGGCTGTGGGTGAGTGGTACACCTTATGATTCAGTTCCCCTTGCTGTAACAGATGCTAAGAAGATGTGTGATTTTCTTGGTATTGAGCATCACGTTATCGATGCTCGCGATGTATTCTACGATAATGTGGTAGATTACTTTGTAAAAGAATATGCCTATGGTCGTACACCAAATCCTTGTGTATTCTGTAACAAAAATATCAAGTTTGATTTGATGCTTAATCGTGCACTTGAACTGGGGGCCACACATATGGTTACTGGTCACTATGCACAGGTTAATTATAATGAAGAAACAGGTTTATATGAGTTACATAAAGGCGTTGATCCTACAAAAGATCAAAGTTACGTTATGTATAATATGAACCAACGTATCTTGAGTCATCTTATGTTCCCACTAGGTGGTCAATGTAAGACTGAAACACGTAAATTAGCTGCTGAATATGATTTACCAGTAGCTAAAAAACCAGATAGTGTAGATATTTGTTTCTTGCCTCACGGAAATTATCAAAAGCTCGTGGTAGAAGAAATGAAGGATAAACCAAAGTCTGGTAATATCGTTACTGAAGATGGTGAAGTATTAGGTAAGCATAACGGCTTATTTAACTACACTATTGGCCAACGTAAGGGCCTTGGTATCGCATACAAGCACCCATTATATGTTATTGGCTTTAATGGTGAACGCAATGAGGTTATCGTAGGTCCTAATGAACGACTCTTTACAAATCGTATGATTTGTAAGTTCTATAACTTCTTAGATGATACAATTCATAAAGAATTAAAAGCAGAAGGTAAAATCCGCTACGCTGCGAACCCTTCACCTTGTACTGCACGTATCTTAGATGATGATACGATGGAGGTTATCTTCGAAGAACCACAACGGGCTATCACACCAGGTCAGTCCGTAGCCTTTTATAATGGCACTCAATTATTAGGAGGTGCTGTTATCGATCGCGTATGTTAG
- a CDS encoding nitrite/sulfite reductase, translating into MKTSVILHGLHNEFTLDQMKACIELAEKYGGSFRHVVTGIQITGIEKEDKEQLISELPEGVTTVIHRGVNSLIACVGKGYCKNGQMETKELADYVERKHYGRKTSHKCKIGISGCGRNCPDAMVKDIAFIGTSQGFMLAVGGNTGMRPEAGKILARQLTVEQSKKAVDILVDWYAEHGKPRERMGKLLERLGNPLEGVEL; encoded by the coding sequence ATGAAGACATCGGTTATTTTACACGGTTTACATAATGAATTTACTTTAGACCAAATGAAGGCATGCATAGAATTAGCTGAAAAATATGGTGGATCCTTCCGTCATGTTGTAACAGGTATACAAATTACAGGTATTGAAAAAGAAGATAAGGAACAGCTTATTTCCGAATTACCTGAAGGTGTAACTACGGTTATTCATAGAGGGGTTAATTCCTTAATTGCCTGCGTTGGTAAAGGCTATTGTAAAAATGGCCAAATGGAAACAAAAGAGTTAGCTGATTATGTGGAGAGAAAACATTACGGCCGAAAAACATCTCATAAGTGCAAAATTGGCATCAGTGGATGTGGTCGTAACTGTCCAGATGCAATGGTAAAAGATATTGCCTTTATTGGTACGTCTCAAGGTTTTATGTTAGCTGTTGGCGGCAATACAGGTATGAGACCAGAAGCTGGCAAAATTTTGGCTAGACAACTTACTGTAGAGCAATCCAAAAAAGCTGTAGATATTTTAGTTGATTGGTATGCGGAACATGGGAAACCACGTGAGCGTATGGGAAAACTGTTAGAACGACTTGGTAATCCATTAGAAGGTGTAGAACTATAA
- the lepA gene encoding translation elongation factor 4 has product MSTKKIRNFCIIAHIDHGKSTIADRLIEYTGTLQKREMEAQVLDSMDLERERGITIKAQSVRILYKAQDGEEYTLNLIDTPGHVDFSYEVSRSLAACEGALLVVDAAQGVEAQTLANVYLALEHDLEIIPVINKIDLPSADPDRVKQEIEDIIGLDASEAVLCSAKSGIGIPDILEAIVNKVPAPPDKSDEPTRALIFDSRFDAYKGAIAYVRVKEGSIKAKDTIRMMHDKKDFDVTELGIFTPNLVPVQELPCGSVGCIAASIKNVADCHVGDTVTLANNPAPEPLPGYRKAVSMVYCGLYPTDSKDYENLRDALEKLQLNDAALEYEAETSLALGFGFRCGFLGLLHMDVIQERLEREYNLSLITTAPSVNYKVYKTNGEMLEVDNPAKLPPPTEIDYIEEPYVKATTIVPKDFVGTIMELSQDKRGEYQSMEYLDETRVSVVYHLPLSEIIYDYFDKLKSATKGYASLDYELIGYKQSPMVKMDILLNGDPVDALSIIVHKDRAATRGRALAEKLKELIPRQMFEIPIQAAVGTKIVARETVKAWRKDVLAKCYGGDISRKRKLLEKQKAGKKRMKSVGSVEIPQEAFMAILKVED; this is encoded by the coding sequence ATGTCAACGAAAAAGATTAGAAACTTCTGTATTATAGCTCATATTGACCATGGTAAATCTACCATTGCCGATAGATTAATTGAATATACTGGCACATTACAAAAGCGCGAAATGGAAGCTCAAGTTCTAGACTCCATGGATTTAGAACGTGAACGTGGTATTACTATTAAAGCCCAATCTGTTCGCATTTTGTATAAAGCACAAGATGGTGAAGAGTATACTCTGAACCTTATTGATACTCCGGGCCATGTGGATTTCAGCTATGAAGTATCTCGTTCTCTTGCAGCTTGTGAAGGCGCATTACTCGTAGTAGATGCTGCACAAGGTGTAGAGGCACAAACGTTGGCGAATGTGTATCTCGCTTTAGAACATGATCTTGAAATCATTCCTGTTATTAACAAAATTGATTTGCCTTCTGCAGATCCTGATAGAGTTAAACAAGAAATTGAAGATATCATTGGTTTAGATGCATCAGAAGCTGTATTATGTTCTGCTAAATCTGGTATTGGCATTCCAGATATTTTGGAAGCTATCGTAAATAAGGTGCCTGCACCACCAGATAAATCTGATGAACCTACAAGAGCATTGATTTTTGATAGTCGATTTGATGCGTACAAAGGTGCTATCGCGTATGTTCGCGTAAAAGAAGGTTCTATTAAAGCAAAAGATACAATCCGTATGATGCATGATAAAAAGGATTTTGATGTAACAGAACTTGGTATCTTTACACCAAATCTCGTGCCTGTTCAGGAATTACCATGTGGCTCCGTAGGTTGTATTGCTGCTAGCATAAAGAATGTAGCTGATTGTCACGTTGGTGATACTGTAACATTAGCTAATAATCCTGCACCAGAACCATTACCGGGCTATCGCAAAGCTGTATCTATGGTATATTGTGGCTTGTATCCAACAGATTCTAAGGACTATGAAAATCTTCGTGATGCATTAGAAAAGTTACAACTTAATGATGCAGCTTTAGAATACGAAGCAGAAACATCTTTGGCATTAGGCTTCGGTTTCCGTTGTGGTTTCCTCGGCCTATTACATATGGATGTAATTCAAGAACGGTTGGAACGTGAATATAACTTATCCCTTATTACAACAGCTCCATCTGTAAACTATAAAGTGTATAAGACAAATGGAGAAATGCTCGAAGTCGATAATCCTGCTAAATTACCACCACCAACAGAAATCGACTACATTGAAGAACCTTATGTAAAAGCCACTACTATTGTGCCTAAAGATTTTGTTGGCACTATTATGGAGTTATCTCAAGATAAACGTGGTGAATATCAATCCATGGAATACTTGGATGAAACACGGGTATCTGTTGTGTATCACTTACCTTTAAGTGAAATCATTTACGATTACTTCGATAAGTTAAAATCTGCTACAAAGGGCTATGCATCTCTAGACTATGAATTGATTGGTTATAAACAATCTCCAATGGTTAAGATGGATATTCTATTAAATGGTGATCCTGTAGATGCGTTGTCCATTATCGTACACAAAGATCGTGCTGCTACACGTGGCCGTGCATTAGCGGAAAAATTAAAAGAACTCATTCCTCGTCAAATGTTTGAAATTCCTATTCAAGCAGCAGTAGGCACTAAAATTGTAGCTCGTGAAACTGTAAAAGCTTGGCGTAAGGACGTTTTAGCAAAATGTTACGGTGGCGATATCTCTCGTAAACGTAAATTGCTAGAAAAACAAAAAGCCGGTAAGAAACGTATGAAGTCTGTAGGATCTGTAGAGATTCCACAAGAAGCATTCATGGCTATTCTCAAGGTTGAGGACTAA
- the hemW gene encoding radical SAM family heme chaperone HemW has protein sequence MKTDSNTLNLSTLGDMGFYVHIPFCKQKCMYCDFPAYQNLQDYYETYVYALVQEIDLWVTEHPESKFRPIDTIYFGGGTPTELSIQQLQMIVDKIKSTFTITDDCHMTIESNPGEVDLSYLTKLVKLGFNRISFGVQTFDDKALTMLHRSHNGEKAKQAVYDAKEAGFTDINIDLIYGLPRQTLEDIQRNLNIVKDLPINHISTYGLQVEIGTYLYHLVQKNLISIPSESIDESMYDTMMAGLKELGFERYEISNFAKGNSYSRHNLKYWHYIDYLGFGAGAHSFYDGVRRSNNRNVMPYIQAVDRYTMPIIDTETITVERAQEDFCFLALRTKWGLDELKFKNRFGVSVHDLFGATIKDLVSKGLLEYENDSYHLTSEGAKHGNYVFSQFIRE, from the coding sequence ATGAAAACAGATTCTAATACTTTGAATCTGTCTACACTTGGGGATATGGGCTTTTATGTCCATATCCCTTTTTGTAAACAGAAATGTATGTACTGTGATTTTCCAGCCTATCAAAATCTACAAGATTACTATGAAACCTATGTATATGCATTAGTACAAGAAATAGATTTGTGGGTTACAGAACACCCAGAATCTAAATTTAGACCTATTGATACCATTTACTTTGGTGGCGGCACGCCGACTGAATTATCGATTCAACAGTTACAGATGATTGTAGATAAAATCAAAAGTACGTTTACAATTACAGATGATTGTCATATGACTATTGAATCAAATCCTGGGGAAGTGGATTTATCGTATTTAACGAAACTTGTTAAACTAGGATTTAATCGCATAAGCTTTGGTGTTCAAACCTTTGATGATAAAGCGCTTACCATGTTGCATCGCAGCCATAATGGGGAGAAGGCTAAACAGGCGGTTTACGATGCTAAAGAGGCTGGATTTACTGATATTAATATTGATTTAATCTATGGCTTGCCACGACAAACATTAGAGGATATTCAGCGTAATTTAAATATTGTAAAAGACCTACCAATTAATCATATTTCTACGTATGGCTTACAAGTTGAGATAGGCACATATTTATATCATTTAGTACAAAAGAACTTGATTTCTATTCCTAGTGAAAGTATAGATGAATCAATGTATGATACGATGATGGCTGGTTTAAAAGAGCTGGGATTTGAGCGATATGAGATTTCAAATTTCGCGAAGGGTAATTCCTACAGTCGTCATAATTTAAAATATTGGCATTATATAGACTATTTAGGCTTTGGTGCAGGTGCTCATTCTTTTTATGACGGAGTACGCCGCAGTAACAATCGTAATGTAATGCCTTATATACAAGCTGTTGATCGATATACTATGCCTATTATCGATACGGAGACTATTACGGTAGAGCGGGCCCAAGAGGATTTTTGTTTTTTAGCACTTCGCACTAAATGGGGCCTTGATGAGCTAAAATTCAAAAATAGATTTGGTGTATCTGTTCATGATTTATTTGGCGCTACAATAAAAGATTTAGTTAGCAAAGGCCTATTAGAATATGAAAATGATAGTTATCATTTGACCTCGGAAGGGGCAAAACATGGTAACTATGTATTTAGTCAATTTATTCGTGAGTAA